One window from the genome of Pseudanabaenaceae cyanobacterium SKYG29 encodes:
- the rseP gene encoding RIP metalloprotease RseP, which translates to MFTVIAILVLAVLVFVHELGHFLAARWQGIRVHSFSLGFGPVLWQWQGKEVTYCVRAIPLGGFVSFPDDSEEETQDLLAHRPLGQRAIVMLAGVTANFIFAYLLLVIVAWQTGTQVLDQPGLRVLNYSYANSPAAVAGIKPGDIILAVDDRDLGNGENIIAEFQKEVARHKDQSMLLTISRQGERLFLSVSPQGSPPRIGILLDYAGRTIRQPFTNPLAVMQAAAVSFANLCQITLQGLQGLLTNFSETAKQLAGPVAIVATGSRIAQSSWTELLNFAAIISINLAIINLLPLPALDGGQLLFLLLEALRGGNPLPKEIQENVMQGGLVVLLSLGMFMIFRDSYNLLQDYLEQIF; encoded by the coding sequence ATGTTTACAGTCATTGCCATACTTGTCCTCGCCGTTTTAGTGTTTGTCCATGAACTAGGTCACTTCCTGGCAGCCCGCTGGCAGGGGATCAGGGTGCATAGTTTTTCCCTGGGCTTTGGTCCTGTTTTATGGCAATGGCAAGGCAAAGAGGTGACCTACTGTGTGCGGGCGATTCCCTTGGGGGGCTTTGTCAGTTTCCCCGATGACAGCGAGGAGGAGACCCAGGATTTACTAGCTCATCGTCCCCTGGGGCAAAGGGCGATCGTGATGTTGGCGGGAGTGACGGCTAACTTTATCTTTGCCTATTTGCTGCTAGTAATTGTGGCGTGGCAGACAGGTACCCAGGTCCTCGACCAACCAGGCTTACGGGTGCTCAACTATAGCTATGCCAATTCCCCAGCGGCGGTAGCAGGGATCAAGCCAGGGGATATTATCCTAGCAGTGGACGATCGTGACCTGGGCAATGGGGAAAACATTATTGCTGAATTTCAAAAGGAGGTGGCGCGCCACAAAGACCAATCGATGCTTCTTACCATATCTCGTCAGGGGGAAAGGCTCTTTTTGTCTGTTTCGCCCCAGGGCAGCCCTCCCCGTATTGGCATTCTCCTGGACTATGCGGGCAGGACAATTCGCCAACCCTTTACCAATCCTCTAGCTGTTATGCAGGCAGCAGCAGTTAGTTTTGCTAATCTCTGTCAGATCACCCTCCAGGGCTTACAGGGTTTGCTGACTAACTTTAGTGAGACTGCCAAACAGTTGGCAGGTCCAGTAGCGATCGTGGCGACGGGCTCCCGCATTGCCCAATCCAGCTGGACGGAGTTATTAAACTTTGCGGCTATTATCAGCATCAACTTGGCAATAATCAACCTTTTGCCTTTACCCGCTTTGGATGGGGGGCAGTTGTTATTTCTCCTCCTGGAAGCCCTGCGGGGTGGCAATCCTCTGCCCAAAGAAATCCAGGAAAATGTTATGCAGGGAGGGTTAGTAGTGCTCCTCAGTCTGGGGATGTTTATGATTTTTCGCGATTCCTATAACCTGCTGCAGGACTATCTGGAACAGATTTTCTAG
- a CDS encoding response regulator, with amino-acid sequence MNEERTVILIVDDNPTNLNVLSDVLDEAGFEVRVAQNGQIALERATYDPPDLILLDVMMPGWNGFETCERLKANPKTAEIPIIFMTALSETVDKVRGLSLGAVDYITKPFQQDEVIARVRTHLQISRLNKSLAQQNLQLKAEVTARMKAEAELKELADNLEKLVEKRTKELKDALHNLEQTQLQLIQQEKMATLGQLVAGVAHEINNPVNFIATNLEPAKEYVAELTRLIRLFMTYYPDPVMEVAEVLEFLDLEFIITDLHKIMDSFQVGANMLTNISRSLRTFSRSDSTTAIPANIHDGIDSTLLVLGHRFKAKNQRPEIQVVKEYGDLPPVKCYLGQLNQVFINILANAVDAFDEYFQTGRDRTPQIHIRTKVESDKVVIQIQDNGPGIPEGIKQRIFEPTFTTKPVGKGTGLGLSISRKIVEEQHQGQITCTSVEGEGTEFTIAIPLSIP; translated from the coding sequence ATGAACGAAGAGAGAACAGTGATTTTAATTGTCGATGACAATCCCACCAACCTCAATGTTTTATCAGATGTATTAGACGAAGCGGGGTTTGAGGTAAGAGTAGCACAAAATGGTCAAATTGCCTTAGAAAGAGCCACCTATGATCCGCCAGACCTAATCCTTCTTGATGTGATGATGCCTGGTTGGAATGGGTTTGAGACCTGCGAACGCTTAAAAGCTAACCCTAAGACAGCAGAAATACCTATTATTTTCATGACAGCACTGTCAGAGACAGTGGATAAGGTGCGGGGTTTGTCTTTGGGAGCAGTAGACTACATCACTAAGCCCTTCCAGCAGGATGAAGTTATTGCCAGAGTGCGGACTCATTTACAAATTAGCCGTCTAAACAAAAGTTTAGCGCAACAAAACCTGCAACTAAAGGCAGAAGTGACAGCGCGTATGAAGGCAGAAGCAGAGCTAAAAGAACTAGCGGACAACCTAGAGAAACTGGTAGAAAAGCGCACGAAGGAGTTGAAAGACGCACTCCACAATTTGGAACAAACCCAATTGCAACTGATTCAGCAAGAGAAGATGGCAACCCTGGGTCAACTAGTGGCGGGAGTAGCCCATGAAATCAACAACCCTGTCAACTTTATTGCCACCAATTTGGAGCCAGCCAAGGAGTATGTGGCGGAGTTAACCCGTTTAATTCGTCTGTTTATGACCTACTATCCTGACCCTGTAATGGAAGTGGCAGAGGTCTTAGAATTTCTCGATTTAGAATTTATCATCACCGATCTACACAAAATCATGGATTCCTTTCAAGTGGGAGCGAATATGCTCACCAATATTTCTCGCTCCCTGCGCACCTTTTCCCGATCGGATAGCACTACAGCCATCCCTGCCAACATCCATGATGGAATTGATAGTACCCTGCTGGTATTAGGGCATCGTTTCAAAGCCAAAAACCAAAGACCAGAGATTCAGGTTGTAAAAGAGTACGGAGATTTACCGCCAGTAAAATGCTACTTGGGGCAATTGAATCAGGTGTTTATTAATATATTGGCAAATGCTGTTGATGCTTTTGATGAGTATTTTCAGACTGGTCGCGACCGTACACCGCAAATCCACATCCGCACCAAAGTGGAGAGTGACAAAGTAGTTATTCAGATTCAAGACAATGGACCTGGTATACCTGAGGGAATCAAACAGAGAATTTTTGAGCCTACTTTTACCACTAAGCCTGTGGGGAAGGGGACGGGGTTAGGTCTGTCGATTAGTCGCAAAATTGTGGAAGAGCAACATCAGGGTCAAATTACCTGCACTTCTGTAGAGGGAGAAGGCACAGAGTTTACTATTGCTATTCCCCTATCCATCCCATGA
- a CDS encoding EAL domain-containing protein yields MSDPVNGVILIVDDNPKNLEVLSECLDEAGFDVRVALDGENALRKASLELPDLIILDVMMPGLDGFSTCERLKASPQTKDIPVIFMTALAETEDKVKGFNAGAVDYITKPFRLEEVIARVKLHLSLRSMTKQLQAENQARRQAEERLRHLVEQQERQLAEAEHHLMELEIQLFEQHNFQETSWFKVFEKIAQKLRAEVQERKIAQEELLKLKDALELEVAQRTAELQQRNEELKQNQAILQKQMIKLSAAVASKQKAMLELEAANQALKLAKEQLRYDAYHDSLTKLPNRLQFMDALTEAIIKTQKVDDYKYAVLFADLDRFKVINDSLGHLVGDELLREAAQRLKAVVEPQGGVVGRFGGDEFIILLRDLETFNQAETLAEQLQAEFRKPFRLRAYEVCTGLSIGITFSTNNYQEPADVLRDADIAMYQAKANGRGRYEVFDPSMQALAMSRLQLEQDLQKAIERKELRLFFQPIVSLSTGEITGFESLVRWQHSNGQWISPAKFIPVAEETGSIKQIGQWVMENAFAQTRIWYDRFPERNLVVNINISPLQLNQAGLCESISELHKYYNLPRRAIKLEITESSLLGVLDTEVNALINLRQAGTKLCIDDFGTGYSSLSRLHELPTDTLKIDRSFLNRMISDNGGLALVRTIITLARGLNMDVVAEGIETAEQLAILQSLSCDYGQGYLFHKPSPAEVVTELLQHWQTDRVIRGKI; encoded by the coding sequence ATGTCCGACCCAGTTAATGGGGTGATTCTTATTGTTGATGACAACCCCAAGAACCTAGAGGTACTCTCGGAATGCCTGGACGAAGCTGGGTTTGATGTCAGAGTAGCCTTGGACGGGGAAAATGCCCTACGCAAAGCTAGCCTGGAATTGCCCGATTTAATCATATTGGATGTGATGATGCCAGGGCTAGATGGGTTTAGCACCTGTGAGCGCCTAAAAGCTTCTCCCCAGACAAAAGACATTCCCGTTATTTTCATGACTGCTCTAGCAGAGACAGAAGACAAAGTTAAAGGATTCAATGCTGGGGCAGTGGATTACATAACCAAACCCTTTCGCCTAGAGGAAGTGATTGCCAGGGTCAAGCTCCATTTATCCTTGCGGTCGATGACCAAACAACTACAGGCAGAAAACCAGGCACGTCGTCAAGCAGAAGAACGACTACGCCATCTAGTAGAACAACAAGAGCGACAGCTAGCAGAAGCAGAACACCACTTGATGGAACTAGAAATTCAGCTGTTTGAGCAGCATAATTTCCAGGAAACCAGTTGGTTCAAAGTCTTTGAAAAGATAGCCCAAAAGTTAAGAGCAGAAGTCCAAGAACGCAAGATCGCCCAAGAAGAACTGTTAAAGCTGAAAGATGCCCTAGAGTTGGAAGTAGCCCAAAGAACAGCCGAGCTACAACAGCGCAATGAAGAGCTAAAACAGAATCAGGCGATCTTACAAAAACAAATGATCAAACTGAGTGCTGCTGTTGCCAGTAAACAAAAAGCTATGCTAGAACTGGAAGCAGCTAACCAAGCCCTCAAACTTGCTAAGGAACAACTACGCTATGATGCCTACCACGACAGTCTGACCAAACTTCCCAATCGGTTGCAGTTCATGGATGCCCTCACCGAAGCAATTATCAAAACGCAAAAAGTAGATGACTACAAGTATGCTGTTTTATTTGCGGACCTCGATCGGTTCAAAGTCATCAACGATAGTCTTGGTCATTTAGTAGGGGATGAACTACTCAGAGAAGCCGCCCAAAGACTGAAAGCAGTAGTAGAGCCACAGGGGGGGGTTGTGGGTCGATTTGGGGGTGATGAATTCATTATCTTACTGCGGGATTTAGAGACCTTTAACCAAGCGGAGACCCTAGCGGAGCAGTTACAAGCAGAATTTAGAAAGCCCTTTCGTTTGCGAGCCTACGAAGTTTGCACAGGGTTAAGCATTGGCATTACTTTTAGCACCAACAATTACCAGGAGCCGGCAGATGTGCTGCGAGATGCCGATATTGCTATGTATCAAGCCAAAGCTAATGGCAGAGGGCGTTATGAAGTCTTTGATCCCTCTATGCAAGCCCTAGCAATGTCACGTTTGCAGTTAGAGCAGGACCTACAAAAAGCTATCGAACGCAAGGAGTTACGCCTATTTTTCCAACCGATCGTCTCCCTCTCTACTGGAGAGATTACAGGGTTTGAGTCCCTCGTGCGCTGGCAGCACAGTAATGGGCAGTGGATTTCACCAGCTAAATTTATCCCCGTTGCGGAAGAGACAGGTTCGATCAAACAGATTGGACAATGGGTCATGGAAAATGCCTTTGCCCAGACTAGAATTTGGTACGATAGGTTTCCAGAACGGAATTTAGTTGTAAACATCAATATCTCCCCTCTACAATTGAATCAAGCAGGTTTATGCGAATCGATCAGTGAGTTACACAAGTATTACAATCTGCCCAGGCGAGCGATCAAATTGGAAATCACGGAGAGTTCGCTATTGGGTGTGCTGGATACAGAGGTGAATGCTTTGATCAACTTGAGACAGGCGGGGACAAAACTCTGTATTGATGACTTCGGCACAGGCTACTCCTCTTTGAGTCGTCTGCATGAGTTACCGACAGATACTCTGAAAATCGATCGCTCTTTTCTCAATCGCATGATTTCTGATAATGGCGGGTTAGCCCTGGTAAGAACCATTATTACGTTAGCGAGGGGATTAAACATGGATGTAGTAGCAGAAGGGATAGAAACGGCAGAGCAGCTAGCCATATTGCAGTCTTTGAGCTGTGACTATGGGCAGGGTTATCTGTTCCATAAACCAAGTCCTGCCGAAGTAGTAACAGAACTGTTACAGCACTGGCAAACCGATCGGGTAATTAGGGGAAAGATATGA
- a CDS encoding DASH family cryptochrome, translating to MSPIILWLRNDLRLHDHQPLVAALPAQVIPVYCFDPRQFGTTDLLQFPKTGAWRAQFLLESVVDLRKQLRERGSDLLVYRGKPEEILPELVQKCQATAVYYHQEVASEETRVERKLADRLAPLGVKLVGFWGHTLYPLQDLPFAIADLPEVFTNFRQIVEKSLTPPPPLPTPSHIPTPDLPPSEPLPTLEELGLPVPVVDDRAVLQFRGGETQGLARLRDYIWQQDCLRTYKETRNGMLGANYSSKFSPWLALGCLSPRYVYAQVKQYETDRIKNDSTYWLVFELLWRDYFRFIVLKHGDRVFHREGLRGIDLPWRTDRDLFEQWRLGKTGFPLVDANMQELLLTGFMSNRGRQNVASFLTKNLGIDWRWGAEWFESQLIDYDVCSNWGNWNYTAGVGNDARGFRYFNIRKQAQDYDPQGEYVKHWLPVLRSLPPHLVHTPWQLNPTEQKLYHFTPGRDYPKPIVDLDRSVGEQEKIYNQALKAKGKQDKIKKRRRS from the coding sequence ATGTCCCCCATTATTCTTTGGTTGCGCAACGACCTACGTCTACACGACCATCAACCACTTGTTGCCGCCCTGCCAGCCCAGGTAATTCCTGTCTATTGCTTTGACCCACGGCAATTTGGGACTACTGACCTGTTGCAGTTCCCCAAGACGGGAGCCTGGCGGGCGCAGTTTCTCCTAGAGAGTGTTGTAGACTTGCGCAAGCAGTTGCGGGAGCGGGGTAGTGATTTATTGGTCTATCGGGGCAAGCCAGAGGAGATTTTACCTGAATTGGTCCAAAAGTGCCAAGCAACGGCAGTCTACTACCATCAGGAAGTCGCCTCCGAAGAAACCAGGGTAGAGAGAAAATTAGCAGACAGGTTAGCTCCCCTGGGGGTAAAGCTAGTGGGCTTTTGGGGACATACCCTCTATCCCCTCCAGGATTTGCCCTTTGCTATTGCCGATTTACCTGAAGTTTTTACCAATTTCCGCCAAATTGTGGAAAAATCCCTCACGCCGCCCCCGCCCCTCCCCACCCCCAGCCATATCCCCACTCCTGACCTCCCCCCCAGTGAACCTTTGCCTACCCTAGAGGAACTGGGATTACCTGTGCCTGTGGTGGACGATCGGGCTGTTCTACAATTTCGGGGAGGTGAAACCCAAGGTTTAGCCAGATTGCGGGATTACATTTGGCAGCAGGACTGTCTTAGGACATACAAAGAAACCCGCAATGGTATGCTGGGGGCAAACTACTCCTCCAAATTCTCCCCCTGGCTAGCCCTGGGCTGTCTCAGTCCCCGCTACGTCTATGCCCAAGTAAAACAATACGAAACCGATCGCATTAAAAACGACTCCACCTACTGGTTGGTGTTTGAACTGCTGTGGCGGGACTATTTTCGGTTTATTGTCCTGAAACACGGCGATCGGGTATTCCACCGCGAGGGATTGCGGGGAATTGACCTGCCTTGGCGTACCGATCGGGACTTATTCGAGCAATGGCGGCTAGGCAAAACGGGCTTTCCCCTAGTAGATGCTAATATGCAGGAACTGCTACTAACAGGGTTTATGTCCAATCGGGGCAGGCAGAACGTTGCTAGTTTTTTGACCAAGAATTTGGGGATTGATTGGCGCTGGGGAGCCGAGTGGTTTGAGTCCCAATTGATCGATTACGACGTATGCAGCAACTGGGGCAACTGGAACTACACTGCAGGGGTAGGCAATGACGCCCGAGGATTCCGCTACTTTAACATCCGCAAACAAGCCCAGGACTACGACCCCCAGGGGGAATACGTCAAACATTGGCTGCCCGTTTTGCGTTCCCTCCCCCCCCACCTTGTGCATACCCCCTGGCAGTTGAACCCTACCGAACAAAAACTCTACCACTTCACCCCCGGTAGGGATTACCCTAAACCCATCGTCGACCTCGATCGCTCCGTGGGGGAGCAGGAGAAAATCTATAATCAGGCGTTGAAAGCCAAAGGGAAGCAAGATAAGATCAAAAAGCGTAGGCGATCGTGA